The Granulicella arctica genome segment TGCTCGATCGTTGGCTTCCGCGACACCCAGGCGACGGTCTGCACCGGCGTCGAGATGTTCAAGAAGCAGCTGGACGAGGGTCTTGCAGGCGACAATGCGGGTCTTCTTCTGCGTGGTATCGCGAAGGAAGATGTGGAGCGCGGCATGGTTCTGGCGAAGCCGGGATCGATCACGCCACACACCCAGTTCAAGGGCGAGATCTATGTCCTGAGCAAGGAAGAAGGCGGCCGTCACACCCCGTTCTTCAACGGCTACCGCCCACAGTTTTACTTCCGGACGACGGACGTAACCGGCTCGGCGAAGCTTCCTGAGGGCACCGAGATGGTGATGCCGGGCGATAACACGCAGCTGGAGATCACGCTGCACACGCCGGTCGCCATGGAGAAGGGCCTCCGCTTCGCCATCCGCGAAGGTGGAAGAACAGTCGGCGCTGGTACCATCTCCGAAATTATTAAGTAACAAGCAGCAGAGCCGGGGACGAGGAGACTCGTTCCCGGCGGTCGTACAATTAGGAAATCGTGGTTTTGCGGGTTAAGAATGAATTTCCCGCAAAATCGGTTAGGATAAAGAGATGCGCGAAATTATCACACTGCAGTGCCCCGAGTGCAAGAACAGGAACTACTCGACGACGAAGAACAAGAAGACGACCACCGGCCGCCTCGAGTTCTCGAAGTTCTGCAATACCTGCCGCAAGCACACGGATCACAAGGAAACCAAGTAAATAGGGACC includes the following:
- the rpmG gene encoding 50S ribosomal protein L33, with translation MREIITLQCPECKNRNYSTTKNKKTTTGRLEFSKFCNTCRKHTDHKETK